A region of Candidatus Acidiferrales bacterium DNA encodes the following proteins:
- a CDS encoding NUDIX hydrolase — MPLKKLETLNTKSLHKNPYWEYRLDNYVLPNGDTGEYHYVHSPGSAMVVPVDENGRLVLVKQFRYLWKKESIEFPAGGMKYVDPLVTAKNELAEEANLGASSWKFVGEFNPFNGATDEIATVYLASGLSRIEKEKDASEEFEVIKMTIPEFQAAIDGKEIWDGMTLAAWMLARPAVLDYIGELER; from the coding sequence TAGAAACACTCAACACAAAATCACTTCACAAAAACCCTTATTGGGAATATCGGCTCGATAACTATGTCCTTCCCAATGGCGACACTGGAGAGTACCACTATGTGCACAGTCCTGGCTCAGCGATGGTTGTCCCGGTGGATGAAAACGGCAGGCTCGTTCTTGTGAAACAGTTCCGTTATCTCTGGAAAAAGGAGAGTATAGAATTCCCCGCGGGCGGCATGAAATATGTCGATCCCCTTGTCACGGCAAAAAACGAGCTTGCCGAGGAAGCCAACTTGGGTGCTTCAAGCTGGAAGTTTGTCGGCGAGTTTAACCCCTTCAACGGCGCGACCGACGAGATCGCAACAGTTTATCTTGCGTCAGGTCTGAGTAGAATTGAAAAGGAAAAGGACGCTTCGGAGGAATTCGAAGTCATCAAGATGACGATTCCGGAGTTTCAAGCGGCGATCGATGGGAAGGAAATTTGGGATGGGATGACGCTCGCCGCATGGATGCTTGCACGTCCGGCTGTTCTGGACTACATTGGAGAATTAGAGAGGTGA